In Fusobacterium hwasookii, a single window of DNA contains:
- the rplO gene encoding 50S ribosomal protein L15 codes for MKLNELSPSVPKKNRKRIGRGNSSGWGKTAGKGSNGQNSRAGGGVKPYFEGGQMPIYRRVPKRGFSNAIFKKEYTVISLAFLNENFNDGEEVSLETLFNKCLIKKGRDGIKILGNGELNKKLTVKVHKISKSAKAAVEAKGGTVELVEVKGFERAETNK; via the coding sequence GTGAAACTTAATGAATTATCACCTTCAGTTCCTAAGAAGAACAGAAAAAGAATAGGAAGAGGAAACTCATCTGGTTGGGGAAAAACAGCTGGAAAAGGTAGCAATGGACAAAATTCAAGAGCAGGTGGAGGAGTAAAACCTTATTTTGAAGGTGGACAAATGCCTATTTATAGAAGAGTTCCTAAAAGAGGATTCTCTAATGCTATATTCAAAAAAGAATATACTGTAATATCTTTAGCATTTTTAAATGAAAACTTTAATGATGGTGAAGAAGTTAGCCTAGAAACTTTATTCAATAAATGCCTAATTAAAAAAGGTAGAGATGGAATCAAAATTTTAGGAAATGGAGAACTTAACAAAAAATTAACTGTTAAAGTGCATAAAATATCTAAATCAGCAAAAGCTGCTGTTGAAGCAAAAGGTGGAACAGTTGAACTAGTTGAAGTTAAAGGTTTTGAAAGAGCAGAAACTAATAAATAA